From a single Mycolicibacterium moriokaense genomic region:
- a CDS encoding MmcQ/YjbR family DNA-binding protein, translated as MITVDDVRPIALALPRAYEAVVADRIRFKVGRLVFVAFSRDETTMGFGFPKEERAALVASEPDKFLMPRTSEMRYNWVAVRLDAIELDELREFIIDAWRMCVPKSVAATVP; from the coding sequence ATGATCACGGTCGACGATGTGCGGCCCATCGCCCTGGCATTACCGAGGGCGTACGAGGCCGTCGTCGCCGACCGGATCAGGTTCAAGGTCGGACGCCTGGTCTTTGTGGCGTTCTCGCGCGACGAAACCACGATGGGCTTCGGGTTTCCCAAGGAAGAGCGGGCCGCGCTAGTGGCCTCGGAGCCCGACAAGTTCCTGATGCCCAGGACTTCCGAAATGCGATACAACTGGGTCGCGGTCCGGCTCGACGCGATCGAGCTCGACGAGCTGCGCGAATTCATCATCGACGCATGGCGGATGTGCGTGCCGAAAAGCGTTGCGGCGACGGTCCCGTAG
- a CDS encoding 2'-5' RNA ligase family protein, producing MVHSVELIFDTDTEATVRHIWDELRDAGIPSQAPASRPHSTLTVAERIDPEVDDVLSSLSDRFPMPCRIGAPLFFGRAKAVLARLVVPTTALLAVHAEVYEMCLPYQHPGPMANAQPDGWTPHVTVARRVVPAQMGRAVRVAGTPIEIVGAVVGLRRWDGNAKREYPV from the coding sequence ATGGTCCATTCCGTCGAGCTGATCTTCGATACGGACACCGAGGCAACCGTCCGGCACATCTGGGATGAGTTGCGTGACGCAGGAATTCCCAGCCAGGCACCTGCCAGCCGTCCGCACTCGACGCTGACGGTCGCCGAACGGATCGACCCCGAGGTGGACGACGTGCTCTCATCGCTGTCCGACCGGTTTCCGATGCCTTGCCGCATTGGTGCACCGCTGTTCTTCGGCAGGGCCAAGGCCGTACTCGCCCGCCTAGTGGTGCCGACGACCGCGCTGCTGGCTGTGCACGCCGAGGTGTACGAGATGTGCCTGCCTTACCAACATCCGGGCCCGATGGCCAACGCGCAGCCGGACGGCTGGACACCCCACGTGACGGTGGCTCGCCGCGTCGTGCCCGCTCAGATGGGCCGCGCCGTCAGGGTTGCGGGGACACCAATCGAGATCGTCGGCGCCGTCGTCGGACTGCGCCGCTGGGACGGCAACGCCAAGCGCGAATATCCGGTCTAG
- the bioD gene encoding dethiobiotin synthase — MSTLVITGTNTGVGKTVVTAALACHARLAGIDVAVCKPVQTGSPHDDDLADIGRLSGVTDLRGAWRYPEPLAPVAAAQRAGLPLPTRAELVESVRAAEAKLVLVEGAGGLLVELGEGGVTLRDVAKDLGASVLVVVAAGLGTLNHTALTLESLAAHGIPCSGLVIGAWPSDPGPAEEGNREALSRLAPVRAVLPAGLGAVSAEEFEVVSASAFDSVWVAGLG; from the coding sequence GTGAGCACGCTCGTCATCACCGGGACGAACACCGGTGTCGGCAAGACGGTGGTGACGGCGGCGCTGGCGTGTCACGCCCGGCTCGCGGGCATCGACGTGGCGGTGTGCAAACCCGTGCAGACCGGAAGCCCGCACGACGACGACCTGGCCGACATCGGTCGGCTGTCCGGGGTGACCGACCTGCGTGGGGCGTGGCGTTACCCGGAACCGCTGGCGCCGGTCGCCGCGGCGCAGCGGGCGGGTCTGCCGTTGCCGACGCGCGCTGAGCTCGTCGAATCGGTACGTGCGGCGGAGGCGAAGCTGGTTCTGGTGGAAGGCGCCGGCGGCCTGCTCGTCGAACTGGGGGAGGGTGGCGTGACGCTGCGCGATGTCGCGAAGGATCTGGGCGCATCGGTGCTGGTCGTGGTCGCTGCGGGCCTCGGCACGTTGAACCACACCGCGTTGACACTGGAATCGCTTGCTGCACACGGGATTCCATGTTCGGGACTTGTCATCGGCGCATGGCCGTCCGATCCCGGCCCGGCCGAGGAGGGCAACCGCGAGGCGCTGAGCAGGCTCGCCCCGGTTCGGGCGGTGCTGCCCGCAGGCCTGGGTGCGGTGAGCGCGGAAGAGTTCGAGGTCGTGAGCGCGTCGGCGTTCGACTCGGTGTGGGTCGCCGGTCTGGGGTAG